The Archangium primigenium genomic interval CACCTTCTCCACGCTCGCGCTGGTGGTGGGCATGGTCATCGCCAACGTGGTGCGGCCGGGGGCGGGGATGAACATCGACCCGGCCACGCTGGATGCCGGGTCGGTGTCCGGCTACGCGACCAAGGCGCACGAGCAGCACCTGACGTCCTTCCTGCTCAACATCATCCCCACCACGGTGGTGAGCGCCTTCTCCGAGGGGGAGATCCTCCAGGTGCTCTTCGTCTCCATCCTGTTCGGCGTGGCGCTGTCGCTCGTGGGCGAGAAGGGCCGGCCGGTGGTGGACCTCCTGCACTCGCTGAGCATCGCCTTCTTCAAGCTCGTGGGCATCCTGATGAAGGTGGCGCCAGTGGGCGCGTTCGGCGCGTTCGCCTTCACCATCGGCAAGTACGGCATCGGCGCCATCGCGAACCTGGCGGCGCTGGTGCTCACCTTCTACGCGACGTCGGCGGTGTTCGTGCTCGTCATCCTGGGGGCGGTGGCGCGCTTCAACGGCTTCTCCATCCTGCGGCTCATCCGCTACCTCAAGGCGGAGCTGCTGCTCGTGCTGGGCACCAGCTCGTCCGAGTCCGCGCTGCCCAACCTCATCGAGAAGATGGTGCGCGCGGGCTGCCCCCAGCCCATCGTGGCGCTGGTGGTGCCCACCGGCTACTCCTTCAACCTGGATGGCACCAACATCTACATGACGCTGGCGGCGCTGTTCATCGCGCAGGCCACCAACACGCCCCTGACCCTGGGCCAGCAGGTGCTGCTCCTGCTCGTGGCGATGCTCAGCTCCAAGGGGGCCGCGGGCGTGACGGGCGCGGGCTTCATCACCCTGGCGGCCACGCTGTCCGTGGTGCCCACCGTGCCCGTGGCGGGCATGGCGCTCATCCTGGGCGTGGACCGCTTCATGTCCGAGTGCCGCTCGCTCACCAACTTCATCGGCAACGCCGTGGCCACGGTGGTGGTGGCCCGGTGGGAGGGGGGGCTGGACAAGGCGGCCCTCGACGCCGCGCTCGAGGGCAAGTCGCTCTCCTAGAGCGTCTTCTCGCGCGCGTCGCGGTCGAAGAGCTGCTCCAGCTCCTCGCGGGCCTTGAGCGCCAGTTGGGCGAGCTTCTCCACGTCGCCCTGGTGCTGGTAGGTGGACTCGAGCAGCGCCTCGTCGTGCTGGCGGAAGCGCTCCACGGTGCTCTTGCTCTCGCTGAAGGAGAAGCCGAGCGCCTCGAGCACGTCGCCGGTGAGCTCCAGGCTGCCCGCGTACGTCTCGCGCATGATGTGGGTGATGCCGAGGGCGCGCAGCCGGTAGGCGTGCTGGCGGTTGCGCGCGCGGGCGAAGAGCGCGAGGTGGGGGAAGTGCTGGCGCACCGTCTCCGCCGTGCGCACCGAGGCCTCCACGTCGTCGATGGCCAGCACGAAGACGCGCGCCTTGTCCGCGCGCGCTGCCCGCAGCAGCTCCAGGCGCGAGGCGTCGCCGTAGAAGACGTGGGTGTTGCCGAACTTGGTGATGAACTGGATGTGCTCGGCGTTGATGTCCAGGGCGGTGAAGCCGATGCGGCGCGCGCGCAGGAGCCGCGCCACCACCTGGCCCACGCGCCCCAGCCCCGCGATGATGACGGGCTGGTCCTCCTCGGGGGACACGTCGAACGCGCGCTGCTTCTCCGCGCGGCGCAGGCGCGGCCGCACGAGCTTGTCGTAGGCGGCGAAGAGCAGCGGCGTGACGGCCATGGACACGCTCACCACGCCCACCAGCAGGTCGGACAGCTTCGGGTCCATCACCCGGAAGCCCACCGCGAGCCCGAAGAGCACGAAGGCGAACTCGCCGCCCTGGGAGATGGCCACCGCGAGGCTCAGCGAGGGCTCCTGGCTCTTGAAGACACGGAAGCCCAGGCCGAAGAGCACCAGCGCCTTGATGAGCACGAGCCCCACCACCAGCGCCGCCACGCGCAGCGGCGCTTCCGCGAGCAGCCCCAGGTTCACCGACATGCCCACGGCGATGAAGAACAGGCCCAGCAAGAGGCCCTTGAAGGGCTCGATGTCGGCCTCCAGCTCGTGGCGGTACTCGGAGTCGGCCAGCAGCACGCCGGCGAGGAACGCGCCGAGCGCCATGGACAGGCCCACCTGGGCCATGAGCAGCGCGGTGCCCACCACCACGAGCAGCGCCGTGGCGGTGAACAGCTCCTGACTGTGCAGGGACGCCACGGAGCGCAGCACCGGCCGCAGCACGTAGCGGCCGCCGATGATCACCGCCGCCAGCACCGCCACCACCTTGGCGGCGGACACCCAGCCGGACTGCACGGGCGCATTCGCCAGGGGCTCGCCGAGGAAGGGCAGGAGCGCGAGCAGGGGAATCACCGCCAGGTCCTGGAACAGCAGGATGCCGAAGGCCGCCTGGCCATGCTCCGTGGTCAGCTCGTTCTTCTCCGTGAGCAATTGCAGCGCGAAGGCGGTGGAGGACAGCGACAGGCCGAACCCCGCGATGAGCGCCGCGGCCGGGGGCAGCCCGAGCACCCCCATGCCCACGCCCATCAGCAGGATGCCCGTGCCCATCACCTGCGCCCCGCCCAACCCAAACACCGAGCGGCGCAGCGCCCACAGCCGCGAGGGCTGCAACTCCAAGCCAATGAGGAACAGGAGGAACACCACCCCCAGCTCGGAGAAGTGCAGGATGTTCTCCACGTTGCTGACGAGCTTCACTCCCCAGGGGCCTATCACCACGCCCGCCGCCAGATAGCCGAGCACCGAGCCCAATCCGAGCCGTTTGAACAAGGGCACGGACACCACGGCGGCCGTGAGGAAGATCAGCGCTTCGTGCAGAAAGGACATGGCGCCTGCTTCATGTCACGCACCCCCGAAGCATGGCAATGGAGCCGGATTTCAGGCCCTCCCTTGTTTTTGGTCGAACGTCTCTGTTAGCAAGACGCACTGCGGCATCGGCGAGCATGGAGCGCGCGGTGCCCGGCAATTTGAGGGGCTCGTTCTTTGATCCGACATCTCGAAAGTACCCTGAGGCGCGTCCTCATGGCCGCGCTGGTGGTGGGCGTGGGCCTGGGAGTGTCCTCCGCCCTGGCGCAACAGAACACGTCTGTGTTGACCGGCACCGTGTTCAACGCCGAGACGAAGAAACCCGTTCCGGACGTGGTGGTGACCGCGACCTCGCCCAGCGTCCAGGGTGAGCAGCTCGCCGTCACCGATGCCTCGGGCCTCTACCGGATCCCGCAGCTGCCTCCCGGCACCTATACGCTGCGCTTCGAGAGCGAGGGGTTCAAACCCTTCCAGCGCACGGACGTGGCCCTGCGCCTCAACCGCACCATCCGGCTCAACGCGGAGCTGCTGCCCGAGGGCTTCAACGAGGAGATCCAGGTCGCGGGCGTGCCGCCGTCCGTGGACGTGGGCTCCACCCGCACGGGCGTGAGCGTGGACAAGGATCTCATCAACCGCCTGGCCACGGTGCGCCCCGGCTCCAAGGGCAGCGCGTCGCGCTCCTTCGAGAGCCTGGCGGACTTCGCCCCCACGGCCACCACGGATGCGTACGGCGTGTCGCTCAATGGCACGACCTCGCCGGAGAACGGCTTCCAGGTGGACGGTCTGTCCACGGGCAACCCGGCGCTCGGCACCCTCGGCACGCCGCTGTCGGTGGAGTTCATCCAGGAGGTGAACATCATCACCGGTGGCTTCCTGCCCGAGTACGGGCGCTCCACGGGCGGCGTGCTGACGGCCGTCACCAAGTCCGGCTCCAACGAGTTCCACGGCTCGGTGTTCGGCAACCTGACGCCGGGCGCCTTCGAGGGCACTCCCACGCGCGTGCTGAGCCAGGGCAGCGTCATCACCACCACCCAGCGGCTGTGGAACCTGGGGGACTTCGGCGGCACGCTCGGCGGCCCGCTCGTGAAGGACAAGCTGTGGTTCTTCGCCGGCGTGGCCCCGTCCTTCACCCGCCGCGCGCTCGACCGCAACCTCAACGCCTTCGTGCTGGGCGAGGACGGCCGGCCCGTCAAGGACGCCAACGGCTTCTCCCAGACGGAGTCCATCGACGGCACCTTCCGGCGCTACTTCGCCGACCAGCGCTCGCTGCAGTACATCGGCAAGCTCACCTGGCAGGTGCACCCCGACCACGGCCTCACCCTGTCGGTGACGGGCACGCCGTCCGCCTCGGGAGGCAACGGCCGCTTCGGCTACAACATCGACAGCGGGCTCATCGAGACGGACACCCTCAACGGCCGCTACGAGGCGCTCGCCCACCGCTACAACCAGAGCGCGCGCGACATCGCCCTCAAGCTGTCCTCCTCGTTCCTGGACAAGCGCGTGCTGCTGGACGTGAACGCGGGCTGGCACCACCAGACGGACGACACGCTGCCCGTGGACGGCAGCGCCCTGGGCAGCAGCGCGGGCCTGGCGGGCGTCGCCCAGTTCAACATGCGCCGCACCGGCACCGCCGCCGACCCGCGCTACTACTCCATCAACGACTTCGAGGTGCTGCCGGACCCGTCCGTGTGTGACCCCGCCGGCACGCGCAACGCCGTGCGCTGCCCCGTGGCGAGCTACCTGCTCGGCGGCCCCGGCTTCCTGCTGGACCGCACCGTGGACCGCTACCAGGCCAACGTCGTGGGCACCTACCTGCTCAACGCGCTCGGCCACCACGTCATCAAGGCGGGCGCCGACGTGGAGATCATGACCAACGTGGACACGCGCGCCTACTCCGGCGGCGTGCTCTACAACGAGGCGGTGGACGGCAACTCCTTCGTGGACTTCCGCTCCTTCGGCTACCTCACCGGGCCGGACCAGGCCGTCTACCAGGCGTTCGTGCCCACCTCCACCCGGGCCAACGCCGTGGGCGCCTTCCTCCAGGACAGCTGGAGCATCCTCGACCGCGTCACGCTCAACGCCGGCCTGCGCTACGACACGCAGACGGTGGTGGGCACGGGCGGCAACGTGGCGTTCGAGCTGCCCAACCAGATCTCCCCGCGCGTGGGCCTCGTCTACGACTTCACCCGCACGGGCCGCTCCAAGCTGTTCGCCAGCTACGCGCGCTACTACCAGAACTCGGTGCTGGCCATGGTCAACTCCCAGTTCTCCAACATCACCCGCCTGACGGCCACGCGCAGCCGCGCGCCCATCAACGGCGGCCCCGGGTGTGATCCGCTCACCCAGTCCGCGCCCTACACCGAGTGCCGCGACCCGGCGAACATCCCCGTGCCGGCCGGCACCAGCACGGGCATCAGCCGCCAGTACACGCAGACCTTCGCCATCAACAGCCCGGTGGATCCCTCGCTCAGGCCGCAGTCCTCCAACGAGCTCGTCCTGGGCGGCGAGTACGAGGTGCTCCCGCGCGCGACGCTGGGCGTCAACTACACCCGCCGCACGATGAACGACGTCATCGAGGACATGTCCATCAACGAGACGACCAACTACTTCATCGGCAACCCGGGCCGGGGCATCGGCGCGGCGTTCCCCAAGGCCGTGCGCGACTACGACGCGGTGGCCGTCTACCTGAACAAGGCGTTCGCGGACCTGTGGCTCGCACAGGTGAGCTACACGTACTCGTACCTGCGCGGCAACTACTCGGGCCTCTACCGCCCGGACAACAACCAGCTCGCCCCCAACGTCACCTCCGACTTCGACCTCATCGGGATGATGGAGAACAAGTCCGGCGTGCTGCCCCTGGACCGCACCCACAACATCAAGGTGTTCGGCTCGCGCGAGTTCGTCATCGACTCCAACACCAGCCTGGACCTGGGCCTGTCCTACCGGGGCAACTCCGGCACGCCGCTCAACGTGACGGGCTCGCACTACATCTACGGCAGCGGCTTCACCTTCATCCTGCCGCGCGGCAGCGGCGGGCGGCTGCCCTGGGTGCACGGCGTGGACGCGCACCTGGGCGTCAACCGCAAGCTGGGCCGGGGCCTCTTGGCCACCGTCACCCTGGACGCCTTCAACATGTTCAACTTCCAGGCCGTCACCAGTCAGGACCAGGTCTACACGCTGGACAACATCGACGCGCTCGTGGGTGGCACGCTCGCGGACCTGCCGGACGTGAAGAACCGCAACGGCCAGTCGCCCGCGCTCAACCCCAACTACCAGAAGCCCCTGTCCTACCAGCCGCCGCGCAGCATCCGCATCGGCGCGCGCGTCTCGTTCTGAGCCGGAGTCGACCACACCATGAAGACCCAACGAATCCTCACGTGGACGCTCCCCCTGGGCCTGGCGACCCTGCTGGCCGCCTGCGGCGCCGAGCAACCGCCTCCCCAGTGCACCGTGGGCCGCGGTGAGCATGCCGTGCGCTTCACGCTCAAGTCGGGCTCGGGCGTGTGCGCGCAGAAGAAGGCGGAGATCGTCGGCGCGCAGGCCTTCCGTGTCCCCGGCTCGGGCGAGCCGCCCACCCTGGCGCTCAAGCCCGCCTTCCTGCTCGCGGGCGCGGAGCCGGCGGCGTCCATCACCTCCTCGGGCGCCTTCACCACCGAGTACCCCGTGGACAACGTGTGCGAGGTGCCCTCGATGTCCGCGGCGCGGCAGACCAATGCCGGCACGACGCTGAGCTATGCGTGGAGCGGCTTGCGCATCCAGGGCCAGGCGGCCATCCCCGGCACGCAGTGGGTGGGCGAGCTGCGCTACACGGAAGGCGACTGCACGGCCACCTACGAGGCCGTGGGCGTGTTCCCCGCCATCCGGTGCGTGCGCACGGAGAACGGCGCCGAGGTGCGCGACCCGGCCATCTGCAAGCAGGCGCGCGCGGGCTCGTCGCTGGATCCCGCGTTCGCCATCGTCTGCGAGGAGAGCACGAACCTGTGCGTGCTGGACGGCCAGCCGCCCGCGCTGAAGCCCTGAGTCACTCCCGGGGGCGGTGCTCGCTCGGGGCGCCGCCCTCGCCCAGGCGACAGGTGAGGGGCAGGGACAAGCCCACCTCCTCCAGCGAGTGCGTCGTCTGCTCCACGGCGCCGGCGGGCACGCACTCCACCACGGTGAGCGGCACCCCGGCCGAGCCCAGGGCCGCCGCCGTCTCGCGCACCCGGGCGACGTAGCGGCGCAGCAGTTCGTCGCGGTGGGCCTCGGGTCGGGCCACGAGGGCCCGCGCGGCGCCGAAGCTGAATCGCGGCAGCTTGCGTGACTGGCGGCTGTCCCCCTCGGCCTCCTGGCAGGCGCGCGTCAGGGCGCCCAGGCGCGCGGCGCGCTCCCAGAAGTCATGCTCCGCGGCGAGCGGCAGCTCCAGCCAGCCCTCGAGCGTGACCAGGTGGGTGTCGCTCTCGGTGAGCGCCAGCTTCTTGGAGCCGCCGCCCCGGTCGAAGCGCAGGTCCTGCGGCCGGAAGCTCACCTCGGTGCCGCTCCGTTCCTGGACGCGCCGCCGCAACTGCTCGCACGCTTGACGCAGCGAGGCGAGCAGGGGAGCCGCCTCGTCGGCCTCGAGCGAGGCCGAAAGGGGCACGCGGAGGACATCCGGCTTCACGGTGAGTTCGGCCCGGAGCGGCGGCGACTCGCGGACGGGAGTCGCGTATTTTTCACTGTTAAAGGACATGGCGGACGGAGAGCCTATCCGGTACCACTCCAGACGGCATCGGCCCCGGGGGACCTCCGGGCCCTCGTCGGAAAGCGCGCGATGAAACGACGTCCTCTAGTCTGGTCCGCTTGTGGCGTACTGCTCTGCCTGTGGGTCTCGTGTGGCCGCTCGTCCTCCTCGGAGGCGCATGCCGGGGGCTCGCGGGGTGCCTACGCGGCCGGGGAGCCGACGCTGCCCGAGGGCATGACGGTGCGGCCAGACGTGCTGCTCGTGGCCTTCACGCTTCGCCAGGAGGCGGAGTCCCTGGAGGAGGCCCTGCCCCGGCTCAAGCAGGCGGCCGAGCACTACGGCGCGGCGGCGAAGGGGGCGAGCCCCGCGGGGGCGGTGGTGCGCATGGGCGAGCTGGAGTGGGTGGCGCGCAAGGTGGGCTACAGCGACGTGGTGGCGCACGGCGTGCTGGAGGTGGCGATGCCCGAGTCGCTGGACTACTGGGGCCGGGAGATGCTGGTGGCGGCCCTGGCGCGCGTGGCCGACGGCGAGGTGAGCCAGGCGGAGCGGGCCAACGCGGGGCTGATCGTGGCGTTCAGCCATCCCCGCGCGCGATTGAAGGACCCGGAGCACTACCGCGAAGCGCTCATCCAGCAGTGGGCGCGGCGCACCCGGACGTTCATCAGCCAGGTGCAGTCCGAGCGCGCGCCGCTGGAGCTCATCGGGTGCGAGCCTCCCGTGGAGGTGAAGCAGCAGCCCCTGTCCGTCAACGAGGTGTCGCTGTCGCTGGCGGGCGTGAGCTGCCGCCTGGGTCTGGCCCAGCCCTGAGTCGCCTCACCTGAGTCGACTCAGACGTGGTCGGACTCGAGGGCGAACTCGGTGTCCTCCACCAGGGCCCGTCGCAGGACCGACTCGGCGTCCGCGACGATGGGCGCGCCGTGGGCGAAGCAGACCACGTCGATGGGCAGCTTCTCGAGCAGTCGCCGCACGCTCGTGCGCGTCCGGGCGGGCTCGTCCTGGTACTGGCTGTCGATGAAGCGCGGCGTGCCGTGCGTGTCGTGGGTCAGCAGATCCGACACGAAGACGACGCTGCGGGGCCGCTCCAACCACAGCGTGTACATGGACATGGCGGGGCCCGGCGTGTGGTAGGCCACGAGGCCTCCGGGCAGCGTGTCCCCCGCGCCGTAGGTGATGTCCGCGTTGTCCTCCAGGCCGTAGGCGTGTTGGGGGGCCCAGACCGGTGCCCGGAAGACGCGGCGCAGCTGCCACGCCGCGCGCTGGTGGTTGCCGGCGGTGAGCACGATGGCCTCCACCGGCCCCAGCTCCTTCAGGGCCCGCTCCTCGATGGGCAGGGGATCGATCAGGGTGACGGCGCCGTCCTCGGCCACCACGGCATAGGCCTCGCTGCGCACTCCACCAATCCGATCATCCCGGACACTCCACCGGTAAAGACCTGGAATTACCTGCTCGACTCGCTCGGCTCGTTCCTTGGGTTGGCTCATGTGGGGAAAGATAGGCATCCATTCCAGGGAATCCGGGGCGGCCTGGTCGCCTGGCTACTCCCGAGGCGGGGGGACCGACCGGGCTGGCGGGGGTCGGAGCCGAGTCCAGCTTGGGGAGGGGAGGTGGCGCATGGGCTGGAAACAGACGCGGGGATTGGAGCGGTTCGTGCCTCACCGCCGGGTGCGGCAGGCGTTCCTCATGGCCCTGGGAGGCATCTACTTCATCGCCTTCACGTCGTTGGGGCGGCAGGTGCTCGGGCTGCATGGCGCGCGGGGCATCCGGCCCGTGCGGGACGTGGTGGACGCGCCCCGGTGGGCGGTGGTGGGCCGCCGACGCTGGCTGGAGGTGCCCTCGCTGTTCTGGTGGGGCGCGTCGGACCGGGCACTCCTCGGGGGCACCCGCGTGGGACAGGCCCTGGCGCTGGCGGTGATGGCGGGCGTGCTGCCCCAGCCGGCGCTGGCCGCCCTGTGGGCGCTCTACCTGTCCTATGTGTCGGTGGGGCGGGAGTTCCTCTCCTTCCAGTGGGACGCGCTGCTCTTGGAGATGGGCCTGTTGGCGGCGCTCACCGCGCCGGCCGGGTGGCGTCCGGGTCCGGGCCGCTGGGAGCCGTCCGCGTGGGAGGTGGCCGCCTGGCGGGTGCTCCTGTTCCGGCTGTACCTGGGCTCGGGGCTGTCCAAGCTCCAGTCCGGCGACCCGACGTGGCGCCAGCTCACCGCGTGCGACTTCTATTTCGAGACCGCGCCGCTGCCCACGCGGGTGGGGTGGCTCGCGCACCAGACGCCGCCCCGGCTGCGGCGCTTCTCCACGGCGAGCGTGCTCGTGCTGGAGACGCTCGTGCCGCTGCTCGTCCTCGCCCCGAGGCGCGCGCGGTTCGCGGGCTTCGGCCTCTTGTCCGCGCTGCAGGCCCTCATCTTCCTCACGGGCAACTACGGCTTCTTCAACGTGCAGTCGGCGGTGCTCGGCCTGTGGCTGCTGGATGACGAGGCGCTGCGCCGGGTGTGGCCCGCCACGCCCCGGGCCCGTCCCCGTCCGGTGTGGCGCACCGTGGGCGGCGCCGTCGCGGTGGCGCCCCTGCTGGCCCTGGGCGCGAACGAGCTGTTGGCCCGGCTGCCGCGTCCGCCCACGCCACCGCGCTGGTTGGACGTGGTGGACACCTGGACGCGGCCGCTGCGCGCGGTGAACAGCTATGGCCTGTTCGCGGTGATGACGGTGCGGCGGCCGGAGATCACCCTGGAGGGCTCCCTCGACGGCCACACGTGGCACCCCTACACCTTCCGCTACAAGGTGGACGCCGTGGACGAGGCGCCTGCCCGGGTGGCGCCCTATCAGCCCCGGCTGGACTGGCAGATGTGGTTCGCGGCCCTGGGCTCGCCGCCGGGGTGGTTGCTGGCGCTCGTGGTGCGGCTGCTCGAGGGCTCGCCCGAGGTGGAGGCCCTCTTCGCCCAGACGCCCTTCGGCCCTCGCCCGCCCCGCTACGTGCGCGGCGTGCTGCACGAGTACCGGATGACGGACCGGGAGACGCGCCGGCGCACCGGGGCCTGGTGGACGCGCGAGCGGGTGGGGCTCTACCTGCCGCCCATGGAGCTGGCCCCGCCGGGAGGGGAGCGTCGGCTCCGGCGGTACGTCCAGGCGTGAGGCGTCAGCGCGGGGCCGCGGGGGGCTCGGTCGGCACGGGCGGCCGGGGCGGAGCGGGGGGCGCCCCCTCGCCGTAGACCCCTCGATACGCCGGCGGCAGCAGCTCGGCCACCCGCCGCATCATCGCGTCGGCGAGCGCCTGCCGGGGATCCTCGGCGTGGGGGGCGTCCACGGCCAACTCCTCCACGCGGAAGGGAGGGCCGAAGCGCAGGGTGATGTGGGCGCGGCGCACCTGCTCGCGGCCCATGTCCTGGTCGTCGATGGGCATGAAGTGCTCGGTGCCGGTGAGGGCCACCGGGACGAGGGGCACCCGGGCCCGCCGGGCGATGAGCGCGGCGCCCTGCTTGGCGGGCAGCAACCCCCCCGTGCGGCTGCGGCCCCCTTCCGGGAAGATGAGGACCGAGTGCCCCGCCTTGAGCGTCTCGACCGAGCGCTTGAGGGACTCGATGTCCGCCGAGTTGGGCCGGATGAAGATGGTGTGCACCACCTCGGTGGCCAGCCGGGTCATCACCGTGTCGCGCAGCTTGATGCCCGCGAGGAAGTACACCCGCCGGGGCCGCAGCGCCCGGTCGAGCGTGAAGCCATCCGCGTTGGACAGGTGGTTGCAGACGAAGAGGCAGGGGCCGTCCGGCACGTGCTCCCGTCCGATGACGTCCACGGTGGTGCGGCGCGACCAGACGGCGTCCATCAGCCGCCGGACCGCGGCGCGGCGCGGCCGTGTGGGGAGCAGGGACAGAAGAGTGAAGACATGGTGGATCACGGCGCTGGCCTCGTGGCACGAGCACCCCGGGGGGAGCTCCCGCGAGGAGAAACCGCGCGCGGGCGCGGAGGCATTCCGAAGCCGACGAGGGCTTGCCAGGAGGGTTTTGGGGACGTATCGAAATACATCCCGCCCTCGCGCCGTTCGTGTGGAGGCCCCTGCTGCCCGCCCGCCCCCCCTCCGTCGAGCCTCGTCTGATGCCTGTCCGTCTTCCGCTCCTGTTGTCCCTGCTCCTGCTCGGGGCCTGCCATGCCACGCCCGAGGCCCTCTCGTTGACCATGCCCAGCACCCAGCCCCTGCATGCCTCGGGGCAGACGGTGGTGGTGCAGGCCATCGTGTTCGACGCCCAGGGCGAGCGCATCGAGGAGCCCAAGCTGCGGTGGATCAGCTCGTCGCCGGAGGTGGCCTGGGTGGAGGACGGCGTGGTGACGGCGCGCCGCTCGGGCCGGACCACCATCGCCGTGGCGGCGGGCAAGGCCCGGGGCCAGGTGGAGGTCCAGGTGTCCATCCCCAGCCTGGTGGACATCCGGGTGGACAGCCCGGACTTCCTCCTGGCGGGCAACTCCGTCGCCATCTCCGCGGTGGTGCGCAACGAGCTGGGCAAGCCCCTGCTGGACGTGCCCCCCACGTGGTCCTCGGCGGACGAGGACGTGGCGCGGGTGGAGAACGGCCGGTTGATGGGCGTGGCGCCGGGGAAGACGACCATCACCGTGACGGTGCCGCCGCTGAGCCGGAACCTGTCGGTGCAGGTGGTGCGCTCGGACTTCGCGCGCATGGAGGTGGACCCCACGCACCTGGTGTTCGGCAAGGTGGGGCAGAAGCAGCAGCTTCGGGCGCGCACCTTCAACAACCGCAGCGTGGCGGTCACCGACGTGCCCGTCACCTGGTTCAGCTCGGACTGGTCCGTGGCGACGGTGTCCCCCACGGGGCAGGTGACGGCGGTGGGGCCCGGACGCACGGTGGTGACGGCCACCGCGGGCCGGCGCAAGGCGGCCGCCGAGGTCGTCTTCGACGTGAAGCAGGCCAGCCGCTAGCGCGCGCCGCCCCGGCGGGACAGGGGCCTCAGGCGGCCCTTCTGGGGAAGCATCGCGGCGAGCTGGATCAGCACCCGGATCGAGCGGGGTGACAGCTTGCGCGCGCGATCGAGCATGCGGCCCAGGTGCCGGGACTCCGGGGCCTGGAGCCCCGCCGTCGGGGGCCGGGCCGGGGCGCCCGCGTGCACGGTGCCGAGCATCCGGTCCGCGGACAGGTCGAGCGTCACGCACAGCTTGCGCAGGGTGAAGATGCTCGGGGACACGGTGCCGCGCTCCAGGCGGCCGTACACCTCGGTGGCCATGTCGAGCCGGGCGGCCACGTCCTCCTGGGTGAGGCCCAGCCGCAACCGGGACTCCCGGGCGGCGGTTCCAATGGCGTGTCGCAAGGACTGGGTGAGCGCGTCCGAAGGCATGGTGGCGGGCACGAGCGGTGGAGGGCGGAGGAGGCGACGCCGCCCCGTCACGGCGTGAAGGGCGGGGACGCCTTGCCCCCCTTGCCGCGGGAAGGCGGGGAGGGGCTCGCGGCGGCGGGATCCGGGGGGCACGGCGGCGGCCGGCCCTGCACGGGCGGCAGCAGGGTGAACTCCACCCGGCGGTTGAGCGCCCAGTTCGCCTCGGAGTCGTTGGCGGCCAGGGGCCGGCTGCGGCCGAAGCCCGCCGAGCACAACCGCTCCACGGCGATGCCGCTGTCGAGCAGGAAGTTCATCACGCTCGCGGCGCGGCGGCGCGACAGGTCGTAGTTGTAGGCGTCGTTGGCGCGCGCGTCGGTGTGGGCCTCGACGAGCACGCGCTGGATCTCCTCGTGCCGGAGCATCTCCTCGGCCACCTCCTCGAGGATGGGGAAGGACTCGGGGAGGATGACGTCCTGGTCCGTGGCGAAGTGGACCTGGTCGAGCACGATGATCTTGTTGCCTTCCACGCGCGCGAGCGGGCAGCCATTGCGGCCCCGGGGCCCGGCGGCGACGGCCGGACAGGGATCGAGCCGGTCCACCACGCCATCGCCATCCAGGTCCGTGTCGGGACAGCCGCCGTTCTCCACGGTGCCGGCCACGGTCGGGCAGCGGTCGGCCTCGCCGATGACGGAGTCACCATCGGGGTCCACGTTGGGCGGGGGCGGCGGGGGCGGCTCGGGCGGATCCTTGAAGCGCTCGATGGCCTCCCACTCGCGCGTCTTGGCGGGCACCCAGATGAGCGAGGTGAAGAAGCGCAGGGTGGGCGAGGTGAGCGAGCAGCCACAGCCCGCGCCGCCGCCCACGGTGAGGGTGATGCCCAGGGAGCTGTACCAGCGCAGGCCCACGAGCACCTCGGAGGGCAGCTGCTTGAGCTGGGTGGGGAGGTTGTTGAGCAGGGTGCTGCCGGTGAACATGCCCACGGCGGTGATGCCGGCGCCGCGCAAGAGCGGCACCTCGGCCCCGGCGCCGAAGGTGGCGGAGCTGCCCCACTGCACGCCGGCGAACTGGGCCTCGGGGCGCAGCCACAGGCCCGCGTTGAGCGCCACGAGGATG includes:
- a CDS encoding C4-dicarboxylate transporter DctA, whose translation is MTFPSLSQAPAPRVGLHRHLYVQVLVAITLGALLGHFFPSLGASMKPLGDGFIKLVKMIIAPVIFLTVVTGIAGSHDLGKVGRVAVKAFAYFLTFSTLALVVGMVIANVVRPGAGMNIDPATLDAGSVSGYATKAHEQHLTSFLLNIIPTTVVSAFSEGEILQVLFVSILFGVALSLVGEKGRPVVDLLHSLSIAFFKLVGILMKVAPVGAFGAFAFTIGKYGIGAIANLAALVLTFYATSAVFVLVILGAVARFNGFSILRLIRYLKAELLLVLGTSSSESALPNLIEKMVRAGCPQPIVALVVPTGYSFNLDGTNIYMTLAALFIAQATNTPLTLGQQVLLLLVAMLSSKGAAGVTGAGFITLAATLSVVPTVPVAGMALILGVDRFMSECRSLTNFIGNAVATVVVARWEGGLDKAALDAALEGKSLS
- a CDS encoding monovalent cation:proton antiporter-2 (CPA2) family protein, coding for MSFLHEALIFLTAAVVSVPLFKRLGLGSVLGYLAAGVVIGPWGVKLVSNVENILHFSELGVVFLLFLIGLELQPSRLWALRRSVFGLGGAQVMGTGILLMGVGMGVLGLPPAAALIAGFGLSLSSTAFALQLLTEKNELTTEHGQAAFGILLFQDLAVIPLLALLPFLGEPLANAPVQSGWVSAAKVVAVLAAVIIGGRYVLRPVLRSVASLHSQELFTATALLVVVGTALLMAQVGLSMALGAFLAGVLLADSEYRHELEADIEPFKGLLLGLFFIAVGMSVNLGLLAEAPLRVAALVVGLVLIKALVLFGLGFRVFKSQEPSLSLAVAISQGGEFAFVLFGLAVGFRVMDPKLSDLLVGVVSVSMAVTPLLFAAYDKLVRPRLRRAEKQRAFDVSPEEDQPVIIAGLGRVGQVVARLLRARRIGFTALDINAEHIQFITKFGNTHVFYGDASRLELLRAARADKARVFVLAIDDVEASVRTAETVRQHFPHLALFARARNRQHAYRLRALGITHIMRETYAGSLELTGDVLEALGFSFSESKSTVERFRQHDEALLESTYQHQGDVEKLAQLALKAREELEQLFDRDAREKTL
- a CDS encoding TonB-dependent receptor; translated protein: MAALVVGVGLGVSSALAQQNTSVLTGTVFNAETKKPVPDVVVTATSPSVQGEQLAVTDASGLYRIPQLPPGTYTLRFESEGFKPFQRTDVALRLNRTIRLNAELLPEGFNEEIQVAGVPPSVDVGSTRTGVSVDKDLINRLATVRPGSKGSASRSFESLADFAPTATTDAYGVSLNGTTSPENGFQVDGLSTGNPALGTLGTPLSVEFIQEVNIITGGFLPEYGRSTGGVLTAVTKSGSNEFHGSVFGNLTPGAFEGTPTRVLSQGSVITTTQRLWNLGDFGGTLGGPLVKDKLWFFAGVAPSFTRRALDRNLNAFVLGEDGRPVKDANGFSQTESIDGTFRRYFADQRSLQYIGKLTWQVHPDHGLTLSVTGTPSASGGNGRFGYNIDSGLIETDTLNGRYEALAHRYNQSARDIALKLSSSFLDKRVLLDVNAGWHHQTDDTLPVDGSALGSSAGLAGVAQFNMRRTGTAADPRYYSINDFEVLPDPSVCDPAGTRNAVRCPVASYLLGGPGFLLDRTVDRYQANVVGTYLLNALGHHVIKAGADVEIMTNVDTRAYSGGVLYNEAVDGNSFVDFRSFGYLTGPDQAVYQAFVPTSTRANAVGAFLQDSWSILDRVTLNAGLRYDTQTVVGTGGNVAFELPNQISPRVGLVYDFTRTGRSKLFASYARYYQNSVLAMVNSQFSNITRLTATRSRAPINGGPGCDPLTQSAPYTECRDPANIPVPAGTSTGISRQYTQTFAINSPVDPSLRPQSSNELVLGGEYEVLPRATLGVNYTRRTMNDVIEDMSINETTNYFIGNPGRGIGAAFPKAVRDYDAVAVYLNKAFADLWLAQVSYTYSYLRGNYSGLYRPDNNQLAPNVTSDFDLIGMMENKSGVLPLDRTHNIKVFGSREFVIDSNTSLDLGLSYRGNSGTPLNVTGSHYIYGSGFTFILPRGSGGRLPWVHGVDAHLGVNRKLGRGLLATVTLDAFNMFNFQAVTSQDQVYTLDNIDALVGGTLADLPDVKNRNGQSPALNPNYQKPLSYQPPRSIRIGARVSF